The region TATAAATGATTCCAAAGAATAAGGAGCCTtctattaaatcattaaaaaattaaaaataaaactgcactTACATCATAACTATAGTCTGCATCATTTGTTACCGTCAAGTCTGCAAGGTCTCCAAGGCCCAGTACACTTAACAAAACATCATCAGAACCCATAATAAATGACTTGCCTCCTCCAGATGGAAACGTTATTGGTTCAGCTATAAAGAACAAAACCGCTTCttaaatgctgaaaaatcacACAGTATAATACAATATTGTGGGGAATTTAAGCACGAAACAGTCACAAAATTCAGCAATATTATGAATTCTACTTCCCActtccacacacaaaaaaaaaaatcctacttctGAGTAGAAATACATGTGCTAAAACAACAATGTAATGATTATCTCCCAGACTGAATAAACACTGCACATCAACCCAGAGTGGAGGCAGAACATAAGCATTTTGTCTATTTAGATCCCTTACTACCTCCGTAAATTTTAACAGGACAATTTTTGATTAAATCATCAGATTTCAGCCACTTATAGGGAACAGATGTCTACCAACCTCAAAGTAGATTTATTTAAGTGCATAAGTTACTATGAAGTCCCTTTGCTTTCTAAAGAAGTGAAGGAGCACTTGGATATGATACTTCCAGATACTCTGAGACACAGCCTTTCCATTAGTACCAAGATGGTCTAGTAAAAGATGGCTCTACTAGTAGTTGATGATAGTATCCTAAAAGAAATGCCTTccaattttaaaactttcctaTGGCTTCATTTTAATGCCCTCTTTTATATATTATGATGTtgctaaagtttaaaaaaactaatttacGTTAACTTCAGACTTTAGGCTTCCAATCAGAATGGCTGCGTGAGTATCAATAAAAACTGAAAGGATCGCATCACTTCACTGAGCTACCTCACCTGTGTCTCGTGCGTACAGCTTTCTACACTGACAATGCAGTTGGAATGAAAGTGCAATCATTTGAATAACTATAACTAGATAGGTTAAAGTGTAAGCAACCATCCAAGATAATTTTAAGCATGTGCTTTGCAATCAAAATAGTAGCATTAAGATGGCAAAAAGGAAACACTGATTACAAAAGaacctaaatatttaaaattatgaactaatttttaaaaattattcaaaaactCAGGCTCATAAATTATGGAAAATTCTTACAAAATGGCATGTATTTAATACACTACAGGAAACAGGCATATTGAAATACACTAATACTGATTCACTAATAATACTGAAAATAACTCATACAATTGATATATACTATTACCAaagtaaaattcatttttaatttagaattttctttattttattctgtgtaatTTGATTCAAATGATCCCTTAAACGAAGGTGTAATTCAGCAACTACTCTAATTTAAAAACccttcataaaatatatacaatgtatgtgtGAGATGGTAAGTATAccaacacattaaaaaatgatTATGACAGTTACTATGATTACCAAGAAGCCATCATTCAATGGTTGTACTTGAATCTGAACAATACATAGTTCTGATCGCTTCTATCAATGTTAGTACATAGTTACTAATAATACAAAAAGCAGCTAAGAACTATAAGATCAATAgtttaaaaatcacaagaaagTCAGCaagtaaattttactttataatttttaccAGTCTAAAAATTTAAgttcataatttgtttttaaacaatttaagaTAAAATTCTACAATTCCTTCCTGTAGCAATTATACAAATAATCATTAACACAAATTTAGAAGTCCAATAAAATAGCTTTACCATCACCAATCAACTCATTTTGTTACAAATACTTTTTGTGGGATTATTTCTCATCAACCATTGACCAACTTCCAGGCATAAAAAGAGAAGTGGCCCAACAACTTTAGctggtttatttttcaaaaaatattataCTCATTTCTAAAGTTAATCACAGAAGCTATATCTATGTACCTTTTCTCTATAGATACACGTGTTTACATCTAGCAAGctatattacttttaatatttattcaagtATGTATATACGCAAAATCTTTTAAGCTATTATTTCTGCTTTCCCTATCACCCATCACTGGAGCATACAGTAATCACagtaaatctttaattttttgttcttACATCTCTGCTGGaagaattaatatatattttccatattattttaagttaataaaaattacCCACAGcaataacaacataaaaatataatcaacaatttaaaataaaattattaaatgagtttttaaatagggtctttctatatagacctgaccatcctggaacttgctatgtagaccaggatagcttctaactcacaaagatcctcctgcctctacctcccaagtgctagaaccAACGGCATAAACTTTATCTTAATGACAGAAATTTTTATTAAGCAGAATTGTCTTTTGTGAGAATCTTAGAGcctataaaatagtatttttttaagatggtCCTTTTTAAAAGT is a window of Microtus ochrogaster isolate Prairie Vole_2 unplaced genomic scaffold, MicOch1.0 UNK814, whole genome shotgun sequence DNA encoding:
- the LOC113455894 gene encoding striatin-3-like, encoding MIADLGDDELPHIPSGVINQSRSASPRMTDHEGARAEEAEPITFPSGGGKSFIMGSDDVLLSVLGLGDLADLTVTNDADYSYDVSAVLFLIF